The genomic segment CCATATATTACCTTTGTGTTTTAACACATCTAAACGATACTCAAGCTTATCCCCTGGTCTAACAGGACTTCTAAACTTACAACCATCAATGCTCATAAAATACACAACTTTATTGTGAATATCTGCTTGATGTTCATCACTCATGCTCTTAAACGCCAAAACACCACCAGCTTGTGCCATACCTTCAATTATCATAACACCTGGATATATCGGGTGGTCTGGAAAATGACCTTGAAAAATAGGTTCAGCTATGCTTACATTTTTGTATGCAACTATATTTTTTTCCGGGATTATATCTACAACTCTATCTATAAGTAAAAATGGAAATCTATGAGGAAGAATCTTTTGAATTTCAATAACATCTATCACCGTTAGCAACCTTTTGAATAATAATAAAAATTGCTAGATTCTATCAAAAAATTGCTAAGAGTTAGTTTATTAAATTAAAAAATAATTTTTTGTTTTTAATTTTATTGAAATTTGACACTCATTGGAGCAAGGTCTAATCTTCCTCCATTTGCAACTATATTATCTTTCAGTTCTTTAAATTTAGAAAAAGCCCAAACATCAGAACATAAGCCATCGTCTTTTATTTCAATTATTAACTCTGTTCCAACAACAGCAGTTATTCTAAAGCATACATCATTTTTAATCTTTACCGGAGGAATAACACTTGACATATCTTTCATTTTACTAAGTTTATCTCTTGTTAAATAATATGTTTTTAAATCACTAAGTAATATATTGATATTTGTAGCTGCTTTTACAATCTCGGCATCATCCCTAGTCGCTATAATTCTTGGTATTGCTATAGCAGCCAAAACACCCAATATAACAATAACAATTATAAGCTCTATCATAGAAAATGCTTTTTTCACATTATCTCCCTAATAACAATTTAATTTATTTATAATCATACTTTTTGAAAAGTATGGGGGAAATGGCATAGACACGCTAAAAGAAGCTATTTTTTTAGGCTTAAGATCTTTTGCTACACTAAAACTATACTCAACAGTATTTGGCTTTTCATTGCCATCATTGCTATCAAAAAACCAAGAAAACAAAGAAGCTCCGCTGGATTTAAAAAATGAATTGCCTGAAACATTATGAGTATTTAATGCCTGATTTACAATTTTAACTCCAAAATTACATTTGCTAATTTGGAATTTACCAATATTTTTCACTTCACCATTAAAAACAATAGTCTCGTTAATCAAGATTCTATGATGTTTAACATTTTGCAAAACACCTTTTTTTGTATATTTATCAAGTATTGGCATTAAAAAACCGGCGGTAACACTACAAGCTAAGATATTTGTAAAAAGTAAAGACCAAAATAATTTCTTCTCTGCTTTAAAAGACAAAACAAAAAACAATATAAATAGAACAAAAATAACACACAAAACCAAAATATGAATTATTGTGAAATAACTTATACTCACTAAAAACAATCCGTTCTAGTTGTAATATTATAATCAACAAAGGCAAAATTATTTACTGTTATTTTCATATTTCTCATTTCATTTACATCTATAGGTTCTTTTGTAAAAACGCTTTTAACCAAAAATGGTTTTACCGAATTTATATAATTTTTAAACTTATTTTTGGATATTGTATAGAAATTTACATCAAATTTGCAAATTTTTAACTTATGTTTTGATTTATTAGTTATA from the Campylobacter pinnipediorum subsp. pinnipediorum genome contains:
- the fabZ gene encoding 3-hydroxyacyl-ACP dehydratase FabZ; the encoded protein is MIDVIEIQKILPHRFPFLLIDRVVDIIPEKNIVAYKNVSIAEPIFQGHFPDHPIYPGVMIIEGMAQAGGVLAFKSMSDEHQADIHNKVVYFMSIDGCKFRSPVRPGDKLEYRLDVLKHKGNIWVLKGEAYVDDKLCAEAELKAMIVDK
- a CDS encoding prepilin-type N-terminal cleavage/methylation domain-containing protein, giving the protein MKKAFSMIELIIVIVILGVLAAIAIPRIIATRDDAEIVKAATNINILLSDLKTYYLTRDKLSKMKDMSSVIPPVKIKNDVCFRITAVVGTELIIEIKDDGLCSDVWAFSKFKELKDNIVANGGRLDLAPMSVKFQ
- a CDS encoding DUF2393 family protein encodes the protein MSISYFTIIHILVLCVIFVLFILFFVLSFKAEKKLFWSLLFTNILACSVTAGFLMPILDKYTKKGVLQNVKHHRILINETIVFNGEVKNIGKFQISKCNFGVKIVNQALNTHNVSGNSFFKSSGASLFSWFFDSNDGNEKPNTVEYSFSVAKDLKPKKIASFSVSMPFPPYFSKSMIINKLNCY